The Pseudomonas parafulva genome includes a window with the following:
- a CDS encoding LexA family protein: MTITFLGAPCGSSEPLPIYSYYVPAGFPSPAADHLEGHISLDELFDIRAPHVYLVKVEGDSMQGAGIYSGDIVVVDRGREAEHGDIVIAAINCEPVCKRLHRRDGVVILKSENRAYPPRYVMEGDDLLIWGVVRYSVRDHAQ, from the coding sequence ATGACCATCACCTTCCTGGGCGCGCCATGTGGCAGCTCTGAACCACTCCCGATTTATTCGTACTACGTTCCAGCCGGTTTTCCATCGCCTGCCGCGGATCATCTTGAAGGCCACATATCCCTTGATGAGCTATTCGACATCCGCGCACCGCATGTGTATCTGGTGAAAGTGGAGGGTGACAGCATGCAAGGCGCTGGCATCTATTCGGGCGATATCGTGGTGGTGGACCGGGGGCGCGAGGCCGAGCACGGGGATATCGTGATTGCGGCCATCAACTGTGAGCCGGTGTGCAAACGCCTGCACCGACGTGACGGTGTGGTGATCTTGAAGTCCGAGAACCGAGCCTACCCGCCGCGCTATGTCATGGAGGGTGATGATCTGCTCATTTGGGGCGTGGTGCGCTATAGCGTCCGCGATCATGCGCAGTGA
- a CDS encoding methionine synthase, whose translation MNKLLPTSTAGSLPKPTWLAQPETLWSPWKLHGDALLEGKQDALCLALQEQSSAGIDIVSDGEQTRQHFVTTFIEHLSGVDFENRQTVRIRDRYDASVPTVVGTVARRKSVFVDDARFLRKQTRQPIKWALPGPMTMIDTLYDSHYKSREKLAWEFAVLLNQEARELEAAGVDIIQFDEPAFNVFFDEVNDWGIATLERALEGLKCETAVHICYGYGIKANTDWKKTLGTEWRQYEKAFPKLQKSSIDIVSLECQNSRVPMDLIELIRGKKVMVGAIDVATHAVETPEAVADTLRKALAFVDADKLYPCTNCGMAPLPRSVAQGKLRALSAGAAIVRQELSGADQ comes from the coding sequence ATGAACAAATTGCTTCCCACCTCTACCGCTGGCAGCCTGCCTAAGCCGACCTGGCTCGCTCAGCCCGAAACCCTCTGGTCGCCTTGGAAACTGCACGGCGATGCCCTGCTAGAAGGCAAGCAGGACGCACTGTGCCTGGCGCTGCAGGAGCAGTCGAGCGCTGGGATAGACATCGTCAGTGACGGCGAACAGACGCGCCAACATTTCGTGACCACCTTCATCGAACACTTGAGCGGCGTGGACTTCGAGAATCGGCAGACTGTACGCATTCGTGATCGCTACGACGCCAGCGTCCCGACAGTGGTGGGTACGGTCGCCAGGCGCAAGTCAGTATTCGTCGACGATGCCAGGTTCCTGCGTAAGCAGACTCGACAGCCCATCAAGTGGGCGCTCCCAGGGCCCATGACCATGATCGACACGCTGTACGACAGCCACTACAAGAGTCGCGAGAAGCTCGCGTGGGAGTTTGCCGTACTGCTCAACCAGGAAGCCAGAGAGTTGGAAGCTGCGGGTGTCGACATCATCCAGTTCGACGAGCCCGCCTTCAACGTGTTCTTCGATGAAGTGAACGACTGGGGCATTGCCACGCTCGAGCGGGCATTGGAAGGCCTCAAGTGCGAGACAGCCGTGCATATCTGCTACGGGTACGGGATCAAGGCCAACACTGACTGGAAGAAAACGTTGGGTACCGAGTGGCGCCAGTATGAAAAGGCATTTCCCAAACTTCAGAAATCCAGCATCGACATCGTGTCGTTGGAATGCCAGAACTCGCGCGTGCCCATGGACCTTATCGAGTTGATCCGCGGCAAGAAAGTCATGGTCGGCGCAATCGATGTGGCCACGCACGCTGTCGAAACACCCGAAGCCGTTGCCGATACATTGCGCAAGGCGCTGGCATTCGTTGACGCCGACAAGCTCTACCCCTGCACCAATTGCGGCATGGCGCCCCTGCCCCGCTCGGTTGCCCAAGGCAAGTTGCGGGCCCTAAGTGCGGGTGCTGCAATCGTGCGGCAGGAATTGTCAGGTGCAGATCAGTAA
- the umuC gene encoding translesion error-prone DNA polymerase V subunit UmuC, with amino-acid sequence MRSEPIFALIDCNAFYASCERVFRPDLAKTPIVVLSNNDGCVIARSYDAKPFVKMGEPYFQAREKLRRHGVVAFSSNYALYGDMSERVMTLIESMVPATEVYSIDECFAELTGMAQDLTLFGHRLRLRIAQCTGIPVGVGIARTKTLAKLANHTAKRLQRHTGGVVDITDPVKRDWVLRNTAVKEVWGIGRKMTAHLEGMGIRTAMDLARADAWTLRQRFNVVVEKTARELAGTPCLELDDVDPPKQEICSSRMFGMRLSELAPIKQAVATYVGRAAEKLRAQGSVCKRMRVSIRTGMFNPNEVHHAQGAWVELPYPTCDTLLLTRLATDAVERIFRPGLRYSKAEVLLMDLRQPGDFSGDLFAPRQSVARDRLMEVMDSINERWGRGTVRAASVPAAPDWGMKREMMSQSYTTRIDQLWTVRG; translated from the coding sequence ATGCGCAGTGAGCCGATATTCGCGCTGATCGACTGCAACGCGTTCTACGCCAGCTGTGAGCGCGTATTTCGGCCCGATCTGGCGAAGACGCCGATCGTGGTGCTGAGCAACAACGACGGCTGCGTCATTGCCCGGTCCTATGACGCCAAGCCATTCGTGAAAATGGGCGAGCCTTATTTTCAGGCGCGGGAAAAACTCCGCCGGCACGGTGTCGTGGCATTCAGTAGCAATTACGCGTTGTATGGCGACATGAGCGAGCGGGTGATGACGCTGATCGAATCGATGGTGCCTGCTACCGAGGTCTACAGCATCGACGAATGTTTTGCTGAGCTCACTGGCATGGCCCAAGACCTGACGCTGTTCGGGCACCGGCTGCGCTTGCGCATCGCCCAGTGCACCGGCATTCCTGTCGGTGTGGGTATCGCACGCACCAAGACCCTGGCCAAGCTGGCCAACCACACTGCCAAGCGGCTGCAGCGCCACACTGGCGGCGTGGTGGACATCACCGACCCGGTCAAACGGGACTGGGTGCTGCGCAATACTGCGGTCAAGGAGGTGTGGGGCATCGGGCGCAAGATGACCGCGCACCTGGAGGGCATGGGCATTCGTACGGCAATGGATTTGGCCCGCGCCGATGCCTGGACGTTGCGACAACGCTTCAACGTGGTGGTGGAAAAAACGGCCAGGGAGCTGGCGGGCACGCCTTGCCTGGAACTGGACGATGTCGATCCGCCCAAGCAGGAAATCTGCAGCAGCCGCATGTTCGGCATGCGCCTGAGCGAGTTGGCGCCGATCAAGCAGGCGGTGGCCACGTACGTCGGCCGTGCTGCCGAAAAGCTCAGGGCCCAGGGGTCGGTGTGCAAGCGCATGCGGGTGAGCATCCGCACGGGCATGTTCAACCCGAACGAAGTGCACCATGCCCAAGGCGCCTGGGTGGAGCTTCCCTATCCGACCTGTGACACGCTGCTGCTGACCCGATTGGCTACCGATGCCGTGGAGCGGATCTTCCGGCCGGGGCTTCGTTACAGCAAGGCGGAGGTGTTGCTGATGGACCTACGTCAACCAGGTGATTTTTCGGGTGACTTGTTCGCCCCCAGGCAATCGGTGGCGCGCGATCGGCTCATGGAAGTAATGGACAGTATCAATGAGCGTTGGGGCAGGGGAACGGTCCGTGCGGCCAGCGTGCCAGCCGCACCGGACTGGGGCATGAAACGGGAGATGATGAGCCAGTCCTACACCACCCGAATCGATCAGCTATGGACTGTCAGGGGGTGA
- the hcnB gene encoding cyanide-forming glycine dehydrogenase subunit HcnB → MSGHPVIVGGGSAGMAAAIELADAGVRCTLIDEASRPGGVVYRGPLRAGVDLGYLGARYSKALGKLHTDFAARAQSIDLRLNSRVVGGDDRSLVVLDEQEQLQPLAFEQLILAAGCHERNVPFPGWTLPGVILLGGLQLQIKSNVVKPLGTTLIAGTGPLLPLVACQLHAAGAKVAGVYEACAFNRIARQSLALMNKPQLFLDGLSMLAYLKLHGIPMHYGWGVVQARGEGELAEVSVAPYDDAWRADMTQVRRESVQTLAVGYGFIPRTQLSQQLGLAHGYSTDGYLRAECNVWQQSSLEHIHLAGDMAGIRGGEAAMLTGRIAAVSILQQRGVLNAAQAIERRERYLGQLAGIKRFRSGVERYTARGPAQVELPQADTVICRCEQVTRDAIDLALEQGVQDMAGLKMRTRVSMGDCQGRMCVGYCSDRLRAATGRADVGWLRPRFPVDPVPFSAFKHVGTEA, encoded by the coding sequence ATGAGTGGGCATCCAGTCATTGTCGGAGGGGGCTCGGCGGGGATGGCTGCCGCCATCGAGCTGGCGGACGCGGGCGTGCGCTGCACGCTGATCGACGAGGCATCGCGCCCCGGCGGGGTGGTCTATCGTGGCCCGCTGCGCGCAGGTGTCGACCTGGGCTACCTGGGCGCTCGTTACAGCAAGGCCCTGGGTAAACTGCACACCGACTTCGCCGCCCGTGCGCAGTCTATCGACCTGCGGCTCAATAGCCGCGTCGTGGGCGGTGATGACCGTAGCCTGGTAGTGCTCGACGAGCAGGAGCAGTTGCAGCCGCTGGCCTTCGAGCAGCTGATCCTGGCAGCCGGTTGCCATGAGCGCAATGTGCCGTTTCCAGGCTGGACCCTGCCGGGCGTCATTCTGCTCGGCGGGTTGCAACTGCAGATCAAAAGTAACGTGGTCAAGCCACTGGGCACGACCCTGATCGCTGGCACAGGCCCTTTACTGCCGTTGGTTGCCTGTCAGTTGCACGCCGCCGGTGCCAAGGTGGCGGGTGTGTACGAGGCCTGTGCGTTCAACCGTATCGCGCGCCAGAGCCTGGCGCTGATGAACAAGCCCCAGCTGTTCCTCGACGGCCTGAGCATGCTGGCCTACCTGAAGTTGCACGGCATTCCCATGCACTACGGCTGGGGCGTGGTCCAGGCGCGGGGCGAAGGTGAGTTGGCCGAAGTCAGCGTGGCGCCCTACGACGATGCCTGGAGGGCGGACATGACCCAGGTGCGCCGCGAGTCGGTGCAGACGCTGGCGGTAGGCTACGGCTTCATTCCGCGTACGCAGCTCAGCCAGCAATTGGGCCTTGCCCATGGCTACAGCACCGATGGCTATCTGCGCGCCGAGTGCAACGTATGGCAGCAAAGCAGCCTGGAACATATTCACCTGGCAGGCGACATGGCCGGCATCCGCGGCGGGGAGGCGGCCATGCTGACCGGGCGCATCGCGGCTGTGTCAATTCTGCAGCAGCGTGGCGTGCTGAACGCCGCGCAGGCCATTGAACGGCGCGAGCGTTACCTGGGCCAGTTGGCAGGCATCAAGCGTTTCCGCTCCGGCGTCGAGCGCTATACCGCGCGGGGGCCAGCGCAGGTCGAGTTGCCACAGGCTGACACAGTGATTTGCCGCTGTGAGCAGGTGACGCGCGACGCCATTGATCTGGCATTGGAGCAGGGGGTTCAAGACATGGCCGGGCTGAAGATGCGCACGCGGGTGAGCATGGGGGATTGCCAGGGGCGCATGTGCGTGGGCTATTGCAGCGATCGACTGCGCGCCGCCACTGGCCGCGCTGACGTAGGTTGGTTGCGTCCTCGATTCCCAGTAGACCCGGTACCGTTTTCGGCATTCAAGCACGTGGGCACGGAGGCCTGA
- the adhP gene encoding alcohol dehydrogenase AdhP gives MKAAVVAPGGRVEVVEKCIRPLEYGEALLKMQCCGVCHTDLHVKNGDFGDKTGVVLGHEGIGVVQEVGPGVSSLKRGDRASVAWFYEGCGHCEYCTSGNETLCRQVKNAGYTVDGGMAEACIVKADYSVKVPEGLGSAAASSITCAGVTTYKAVKTSNIRPGQWIAIYGLGGLGNLALQYAKNVFNAKVIAVDVNEEQLRFATEMGADLAINPSSQDAAKVIQAQTGGAHAAVVTAVAKGAFDSAVDALRAGGRLVAVGLPSEAMNLNIPRLVLDGIEVIGSLVGTRQDLQEAFQFAAEGKVVPKVSLRPIEDINQIFEEMLDGRIKGRMVIQFEG, from the coding sequence ATGAAAGCTGCTGTCGTAGCCCCAGGCGGTCGCGTTGAGGTGGTCGAAAAATGTATTCGCCCACTCGAATACGGCGAGGCGCTATTGAAAATGCAGTGTTGCGGCGTTTGCCACACTGACTTGCACGTCAAGAACGGCGACTTCGGCGACAAGACGGGTGTTGTGCTGGGCCATGAAGGCATTGGCGTGGTGCAAGAAGTCGGTCCTGGCGTAAGCTCCCTCAAACGAGGCGACCGCGCCAGCGTGGCCTGGTTTTATGAGGGCTGCGGTCACTGCGAGTATTGCACCAGCGGCAATGAGACGCTGTGCCGACAGGTCAAGAACGCCGGTTACACCGTAGACGGTGGCATGGCCGAAGCCTGCATCGTCAAGGCCGACTACTCGGTAAAGGTACCGGAGGGGCTAGGGTCCGCCGCGGCCAGCAGCATTACCTGCGCAGGCGTGACGACTTACAAGGCAGTAAAGACATCCAATATCCGTCCCGGCCAATGGATCGCGATCTACGGGCTTGGCGGACTGGGCAACCTGGCACTGCAATACGCCAAGAATGTTTTCAATGCCAAGGTCATTGCGGTCGATGTCAACGAAGAACAACTGCGCTTTGCGACAGAAATGGGTGCCGATCTTGCCATAAACCCTTCCAGCCAGGATGCCGCGAAGGTCATCCAGGCACAGACCGGTGGCGCCCATGCCGCTGTGGTTACCGCCGTGGCCAAGGGCGCTTTCGATTCGGCCGTTGACGCGCTGCGTGCCGGTGGGCGACTGGTTGCCGTAGGGCTACCATCGGAAGCGATGAACCTGAACATCCCCCGCCTGGTACTCGATGGCATTGAGGTCATCGGTTCGCTGGTGGGGACGCGCCAGGACCTGCAAGAGGCCTTCCAATTTGCTGCCGAAGGCAAGGTGGTGCCAAAAGTCAGCTTGCGTCCCATCGAGGACATCAACCAGATTTTCGAAGAGATGCTCGATGGGCGCATCAAGGGCCGAATGGTGATTCAGTTCGAGGGTTGA
- a CDS encoding lipopolysaccharide kinase InaA family protein — translation MKHVSASGLEASHPPVQAILSAPGMWVEPPNIRRGGESGVLKVELDGFTFYKKQQVGHIYRSLVHPFGYPTVAREAKALRAAAALGVATPLLLHSDVHKQDGEWRAVMVTAGLDGYVSLEDFYLQGLDKTIEPKLHHDILEAYGRALATLNLGRWQHGCLYLKHVFVAFDESGIKIALLDFEKARQRLTAMKASRHDLRQVKRRSDWAPTEWEAFCRGYRQVFGMDVERFL, via the coding sequence ATGAAACACGTTAGCGCGTCTGGCCTTGAGGCCTCTCATCCGCCGGTACAAGCCATTCTGAGTGCTCCTGGGATGTGGGTAGAGCCGCCAAATATCCGCAGGGGCGGCGAGAGCGGTGTATTGAAGGTCGAGCTCGACGGCTTCACGTTCTACAAGAAGCAGCAGGTCGGCCATATCTACCGCAGCCTGGTCCACCCATTCGGCTATCCTACGGTGGCCCGTGAGGCCAAGGCGCTGCGTGCCGCTGCCGCGCTGGGCGTCGCTACGCCGTTACTGCTGCACAGTGACGTCCACAAGCAGGACGGTGAGTGGCGTGCGGTGATGGTCACGGCAGGGCTGGACGGGTATGTATCGCTTGAAGACTTCTACCTCCAAGGCCTGGACAAGACCATCGAGCCCAAGCTGCACCACGATATTCTCGAAGCGTATGGGCGTGCGCTGGCCACGCTGAATCTCGGGCGTTGGCAGCATGGTTGCCTGTATTTGAAGCATGTGTTCGTCGCCTTCGACGAGTCTGGCATCAAGATCGCGCTGCTGGATTTCGAAAAGGCCAGGCAGCGGCTGACCGCGATGAAAGCTAGCCGTCACGACTTACGACAGGTCAAGCGCAGGTCTGACTGGGCACCGACCGAATGGGAGGCATTTTGCAGGGGGTATCGGCAAGTGTTCGGCATGGATGTGGAGCGATTTCTCTGA
- a CDS encoding DUF1852 domain-containing protein, which yields MTPQNITYSLKRTRFDEHYCPCQNTRLTTNFANLARGSRREQNLRQTLDMINNRFNALAHWDNPAGDRYTVELDIVSVHMHFTAGVTNTLLPLIEILSTTVIDHHAGKRLPGVVGNNFSSYVRDYDFSIVLPAYNAHRPNFSAPADFGALHGKLFKGFVGSTVYQQTFIKPPVICLSVSSSRTYERTGHYHPVLGYEYRQDEYSLTDAYFQKMGLRVRYFMPAGNRAPLALYFSGDLLNDYTPLELISSLSTMETFQKIYRPEIYNANATAGATYQPSLQHEDYSLTRIVYDREERSRLAIEQGKFAEAHFIKPYHMLLEQWSAHFAD from the coding sequence ATGACGCCTCAGAACATTACCTACTCGCTCAAACGCACGCGCTTTGACGAACATTATTGCCCGTGCCAAAACACGCGGCTGACCACAAACTTTGCCAACCTGGCCAGGGGTTCGCGCCGCGAACAGAACCTTCGCCAAACACTGGACATGATCAATAATCGCTTCAACGCGCTGGCGCACTGGGATAACCCTGCCGGTGACCGCTACACCGTGGAACTGGATATCGTATCGGTGCACATGCATTTCACAGCCGGGGTCACGAATACGCTGCTGCCCTTGATCGAAATACTGTCCACTACGGTGATCGATCATCATGCAGGCAAGCGTTTACCGGGTGTAGTCGGCAACAACTTTTCGTCCTACGTGCGCGATTATGATTTCAGTATTGTGCTGCCCGCCTATAACGCTCATCGCCCAAACTTCAGTGCCCCTGCCGATTTTGGAGCGCTCCACGGCAAACTTTTCAAAGGGTTTGTGGGCTCAACCGTTTACCAACAAACCTTCATCAAGCCGCCGGTCATTTGCCTGAGCGTGTCAAGTAGCAGAACCTATGAGCGCACGGGGCATTACCACCCCGTATTAGGGTACGAATACCGGCAAGACGAATATTCTTTGACCGATGCGTATTTCCAGAAAATGGGCTTGCGTGTTCGTTATTTCATGCCTGCCGGCAACAGGGCGCCGCTGGCCTTGTACTTTTCCGGCGACTTGCTCAATGACTACACCCCCTTGGAGCTGATCAGCAGCCTGAGCACGATGGAGACTTTTCAGAAAATCTATCGCCCCGAGATTTATAACGCCAATGCAACGGCTGGCGCCACCTATCAGCCCAGCTTGCAACACGAAGACTACTCCTTGACGCGCATTGTTTACGACCGTGAAGAGCGCAGCCGTTTGGCCATTGAACAAGGAAAGTTTGCTGAAGCCCACTTCATCAAGCCTTATCACATGCTGCTCGAACAATGGTCTGCACACTTCGCAGACTGA
- the hcnC gene encoding cyanide-forming glycine dehydrogenase subunit HcnC yields the protein MNKTYDIVIAGAGVIGASCAYQLSKRGNLRIALIDDKRPGNATRASAGGLWAIGESVGLGCGVIFFRMLSSQAKRQAHGAAVAVDSSTPHILPQCFFDLALESNALYPQLHQELIERHGMDFKFERTGLKYVIQDDEDQLYAEHIVKHIPHLQSQIRWLDRQALRKAEPSITESAHGALEFLCDHQLSPFRLGDAYMEGARQNGVDLYLNTRVTDVLHQGGRIKGVRTEQAGDFHCDTLINAAGAWAAELSEWATGTSIPVKPVKGQIVLTERLPKLLDGCITTSDCYMAQKDNGEILIGSTTEEKGFDVTTTFPEISSLVQGAIRCMPALEQVNLKRTWAGLRPGSPDELPILGPVDDMQGYFNACGHFRTGVLTSAITGVMLDKVIHEEALPLDITPFLAERFSKAAMPA from the coding sequence ATGAACAAGACCTATGACATCGTGATTGCCGGTGCCGGTGTAATTGGCGCGTCCTGCGCGTACCAGCTGTCCAAGCGCGGCAACCTGCGCATCGCCCTGATCGACGACAAGCGCCCCGGCAATGCCACGCGTGCCTCGGCAGGTGGGCTATGGGCCATTGGCGAATCGGTGGGCCTGGGCTGTGGGGTGATTTTCTTTCGCATGCTGTCTTCCCAGGCCAAGCGCCAGGCCCATGGCGCGGCGGTGGCCGTGGACTCGAGCACACCGCATATCCTGCCGCAATGCTTCTTCGATCTGGCGCTTGAGTCCAACGCGCTTTACCCGCAACTGCACCAGGAGTTGATCGAGCGCCACGGGATGGACTTCAAGTTCGAGCGCACTGGGCTCAAGTACGTGATCCAGGACGATGAAGATCAGCTTTATGCCGAACACATCGTCAAGCACATCCCTCACCTGCAGTCACAGATCCGTTGGCTTGACCGCCAGGCACTGCGCAAGGCGGAGCCATCGATCACCGAAAGCGCGCACGGTGCGCTGGAGTTTCTCTGTGACCACCAGCTCAGCCCGTTTCGCCTTGGCGACGCGTACATGGAAGGCGCGCGGCAAAATGGCGTCGATCTGTATCTCAACACACGTGTCACCGACGTGTTGCACCAAGGCGGACGCATCAAAGGGGTTCGTACCGAACAGGCCGGTGACTTCCATTGCGACACGCTGATCAATGCGGCCGGCGCCTGGGCCGCCGAATTGAGTGAGTGGGCCACGGGCACCTCCATCCCCGTCAAACCCGTCAAGGGGCAGATCGTATTGACCGAGCGCCTACCCAAGCTGCTTGATGGCTGCATCACCACCAGTGACTGCTACATGGCGCAGAAGGACAATGGGGAGATTCTCATCGGGAGTACCACCGAGGAGAAAGGCTTCGATGTCACCACGACCTTCCCGGAGATAAGCAGCTTGGTCCAGGGCGCCATACGCTGCATGCCGGCACTCGAACAGGTCAACCTCAAGCGTACCTGGGCCGGCCTGCGGCCAGGCTCGCCCGATGAGCTACCCATCCTCGGGCCCGTGGATGACATGCAGGGTTACTTCAACGCCTGCGGGCATTTCCGCACCGGGGTGCTGACCTCGGCGATCACGGGGGTAATGCTGGACAAGGTGATCCACGAGGAGGCGTTGCCATTGGACATCACCCCGTTTCTGGCGGAGCGGTTCAGCAAGGCGGCAATGCCGGCATGA
- a CDS encoding (2Fe-2S)-binding protein: protein MERTLDIQPLPAEQIPLSINGTAVTAAPGETVLSVLNAVGVRQLALNDHGQVSGAFCGMGVCHCCLVAIDGRPKRRACQTLVRAGMRIETQVNAVVGEARV from the coding sequence ATGGAACGAACCCTCGATATACAGCCACTCCCGGCTGAACAAATCCCCCTTTCCATCAATGGCACTGCCGTGACTGCCGCCCCTGGCGAAACGGTTCTGAGTGTGCTCAATGCCGTGGGCGTGCGTCAGCTCGCCCTCAACGACCATGGCCAAGTCAGTGGCGCCTTCTGCGGCATGGGGGTGTGCCATTGCTGTCTGGTCGCTATCGACGGACGCCCCAAGCGGCGCGCTTGTCAGACGCTGGTGCGGGCTGGCATGCGCATCGAAACCCAGGTCAATGCGGTTGTCGGGGAGGCGCGGGTATGA
- a CDS encoding two-component system sensor histidine kinase NtrB, protein MVSTDCQVNSEMPAHRYEQLVQSVVDYAIYMLDTTGHIASWNAGAQRIKGYSADEVVGRHFSLFFTPEDCAEGKPEQLLRQALEHGVSRHEGWRQRKDGTRFWALVALDVVRDDQGQIVGLAKVTRDITDRRESAMQLDAVRAQLFEAQKLEALGQLAGGLAHDFNNLLTIILSSARLALAAPDPERAQRMLHNILEAGQRGTDLTRQLLSFARHRKLEVTCIEPAKLIDATHGLLVHALPSSITLDTRVQPDLPNIEVDAGQLQMVLLNLLFNARDAIAEEGHIALTVEAVLLTGEVDGLHGRFVCFDVQDSGEGIAADVLPRIFEPFFTTKPFGKGTGLGLSQVHGFARQSGGAVSVHSELGGGTRMRLYLPVHSSQPGFKP, encoded by the coding sequence ATGGTTTCAACTGATTGCCAGGTCAATTCAGAAATGCCTGCTCATCGTTACGAGCAATTGGTCCAGTCCGTGGTGGACTATGCCATCTACATGCTGGATACCACCGGTCATATCGCCTCGTGGAATGCTGGCGCCCAGAGAATCAAGGGCTATAGCGCCGATGAAGTGGTGGGCCGTCATTTTTCTCTGTTCTTCACGCCTGAAGACTGCGCCGAAGGCAAGCCGGAGCAATTGCTGCGTCAAGCGCTTGAACACGGCGTGTCGCGGCATGAAGGGTGGCGACAGCGCAAAGACGGCACGCGCTTCTGGGCACTGGTGGCCCTCGATGTGGTGCGCGATGATCAAGGCCAGATCGTCGGGCTTGCCAAGGTGACGCGGGACATTACCGATCGGCGCGAGTCGGCGATGCAGCTGGACGCTGTCAGAGCGCAATTATTCGAAGCCCAGAAGCTCGAAGCGCTGGGTCAGCTGGCCGGGGGCCTGGCACATGATTTCAACAACCTGCTGACCATCATTCTTAGTTCTGCGCGCTTGGCCCTTGCCGCTCCCGACCCAGAACGCGCTCAGCGCATGCTGCACAATATTCTGGAAGCTGGCCAACGCGGCACTGACCTGACCCGTCAACTGCTCAGCTTTGCCCGTCATCGCAAGCTTGAGGTGACCTGTATCGAGCCGGCCAAATTGATCGACGCAACCCATGGCCTGCTTGTTCATGCACTGCCCAGTTCGATCACATTGGATACGCGAGTGCAACCCGATCTACCCAACATCGAAGTGGATGCTGGTCAGTTGCAAATGGTGCTGCTCAACTTGCTGTTCAATGCTCGGGATGCCATTGCCGAGGAAGGCCACATTGCCCTGACCGTCGAAGCAGTGTTACTCACAGGCGAGGTTGACGGCCTACATGGCCGCTTCGTCTGCTTCGACGTGCAAGACAGCGGCGAGGGCATCGCGGCGGATGTGCTGCCACGTATTTTCGAACCCTTCTTCACCACCAAGCCCTTCGGCAAGGGTACCGGCCTGGGCCTGAGCCAGGTGCACGGATTTGCCAGGCAAAGTGGCGGTGCCGTGAGCGTGCACAGCGAGTTGGGGGGCGGCACCCGCATGCGGCTTTATTTGCCCGTCCATTCAAGCCAGCCAGGTTTCAAGCCGTAA
- a CDS encoding N-acetyltransferase, with the protein MLRPYVLPDTDALLQIWLDASVQAHHFVPRAFWEGQLEAMRIVYLPASETFVFEQHATVEGFISLLGETVAALFVAPASQGMGIGSRLLDYAKQRSARLELKVYSANESAVAFYQRSGFSIVAHGEDEHTGATELTLQWLAATS; encoded by the coding sequence ATGCTACGCCCCTATGTACTGCCGGATACCGATGCGTTACTGCAGATCTGGCTCGATGCATCGGTCCAAGCTCACCACTTCGTGCCTCGCGCCTTCTGGGAGGGCCAGCTCGAAGCGATGCGGATTGTTTACCTGCCCGCTTCGGAGACGTTCGTCTTCGAGCAGCACGCAACCGTCGAGGGCTTCATTTCTCTACTCGGGGAAACGGTAGCTGCGCTGTTCGTCGCGCCTGCGTCACAAGGCATGGGCATCGGTAGCCGCCTGCTCGACTACGCCAAGCAGCGCTCGGCACGCCTGGAATTGAAGGTGTACAGCGCTAATGAAAGCGCGGTCGCGTTCTACCAACGTTCTGGCTTTTCAATCGTGGCCCATGGTGAAGATGAACACACCGGTGCCACTGAGCTGACCCTTCAGTGGCTGGCGGCGACCTCTTGA